The following is a genomic window from Streptomyces lincolnensis.
GTGCTCCAGTTCGCTGCGCCCGGTCGGCATGGTGAGCCGCAGCTCACCTGTCTTGCGCTGGACGATGACGGCGCCGAAGAACGCTCGGTCGGTGATCGGGGAGTCGGTGAGGGTGACGCCCAACTCGCTGATGAGCACGGGGAGAGGGGTGTCCATCAGGTGGTCGGCGGACGGCTTCGTGGCGGAGACGGTCACAGCGTCACCTCCGTGGCTTTGTCGGTGTACAGCTGGCGGAGGCGGAGGAAGATGTCGTCCGCGAGTTCCTTGGCTTTCTCCGAGGTGTACACGTCCGGGAGGGCCTTCCGCATCGCCTCGTCGACCGCCCCGGGGAGGACGGCGGCGAGCCGGTCGAGGAACGCGGCGGGGGTGGCGGTGGCCTTGTCGAAGTCGGAGAAGGTCATACCGGCATCACGCCCTGGTGGGCGAGGATGGCGCGGGCGGCCCACAGGCGGGTGGAAGGGTCCTGTCCGGCGGGGACAACGAGGAGACGGGTGCCGTCCTTGTGCTGCAGATAGTGCCCGTACAGGCCGTCGAAGGGACTGTCCAGCTCCACGGCCTGGATGTCGTGCGCAGCGGTAAGTGCCTCGAACACTGTGGTGGGGTCGTTGATGGCAGCCATGATGCGGGCGGAGTCCTGCTCGGCGCGGGCCTGTATTTCTGCGTCGAGATTGAGGGCTTCGGGCTGTGGAGGCAGCGAAGCCAGGTGCTTGGTGACGCCGACAGGAGCAACGCTTGTTGCTGTTTTCGCCATGGTCTTGCTCCTTTAATGCAGGAGATTGGGGCCAGGCCTCGGGACCGGTGACATAACCACCGGGCGAGAACGTTCTGCTTTCGGTGGTAGTCGCCCTGGCGAGGGCGGAACAGGCGGCCCTTCTCCGTTCGGGGGACGTCGCCCCGAGATCGATCACCGCCCTGCTACGCAGCACGTAAAATGCGCCTTTTTTTGGGGATCTTGACCAATTGCTAGGTGCCGACGAGGACCGGGGTATCGACGTCGACCGGTGCGGTCTCGGCGAGCTTGACCTTGAGGCTTGGGGCGCAGGCCTTCATCGAGACGGGGCCGAGGCCGTGGGCCTTGAAAATGCGGGTGATCTCGGCGAGGTCCGGGGCCTGCCGTGAGGACGGAGTGCGGAAGACGCGCCATGTGCCGTGGGCGCTGGCGGGCAGCCTCTCGAGGACCTTCTTCGCGGCCCGCTCGCCATGGTCAGGGAGGCGGGCCTGGTCGGCGGCGCGCTCGTACTCGCGGGCGGCGGCCTCGATCTGCTCGACCGGGAGGATCTCGTCGACCTCGTACAGGCCGGCCGGGTTCGGGGCCTCGACGATCGCGGTCTCGGCTTGGTCGGCAGTGAGGGCGGCAGGGCCGACGACGGAGCGGACCACGTCGGTGATGGTGCCGAGCATGCTGCGCACCGGATGAACGGTGCGGGGGGAGAGAGAAGAGCCTCTTCGCGTCGCAGGGTCGGTGCGCTGGACGCCCTTTTGCCGCCGGGTCCTGAACTGGAATCCCGCCCGACGAGGCCCCGCCGCCAGGCATTCCTGGGGTCAGAACGGGGCGGGAAGGACAGGGAAACCCCGGGAGTGATCACCAAACCCCGGGCACCCCAGTGCGCGGAGGTCTTCAGTCGCGGCTTCGATGATCGTGCCCTCGCCGACCGGCTGCCGAGCCTCTCCCTGCTTCGGTGTGCGTTTCGCAGACTCAGTGAGTGTCGGGCGCCGGGTCCGGCAGGGGGAGTTCATCGAGGTCGAGGGTGAAGGTGCGGCCGTCGGCCAGGGGGATGGGGAGCTTGCCGGTGCCGTATGCGCGGGTGTGGGCGGTGCTGTAGCCGCTGGAGGTCGGCTCGGTGTGCAGGACGACTTCCCGGGCGTAGGGGTCCACGACCAGGTAGACGGGGATGCCGTACCGGCCGTACTTTGCGGTGCAGTCGTCGTAGTCCTTGCGGGCGGAGGACGTGGAGACGACCTCCGAGATCAGCAGGACGTCCTCGAAGCTGTAGCGCTTGCCCTCCTTGCGCGCGTCCTCGCGGAGGATGGCCAGGTCGGGGGCGGAGTTCTCGTCGGCGGGGAAGTCGATGTAGACGTCGGAGGTGACCTTCGCGTGACGGCCGAGGGCGAGAGAGTCGATCTGCATCGACCTGATAGTGCTGGAGTGCTCTTCGCTCTGCGGGGTCATGATGATCTTTCCGTCGGTGCCGAAGAACACCACGTATCCCGCGGGGAACTCGGTGTGCGTGATCACGTCGACACTCATGGACGGTGCTCCTTCCCGTGTGCCGTCATGATACGGCGGGCAGCGCCGTTCCACGGCTGGACGTCCGCGGCGTGCGCGTACACCACAGCGGGGAACCGTCCGTGTGAGCAGGCGCTGCGACGCGGGGCGTGAGGTGGGCCCGTGATTGTTCGGGCCCAACAGGTGGCGCGGGGTGCCTGTCAGGGGCGCCGGGTGCCCTCCGAGGTGGCCATGGAGTGGCCGGACGCCTTTGGACGGTGCGGCACGAGGTACCGGCCCTCAGCGCGGCGCATGTGATCTGATCAGGCACAACGGCATTCCGCAGCATCAGTCGTCATGAGGCAACACGATTACTCGTGGTCTCGTAATGCGTAGGTCTCGGGTTCGAATCCCGAAGGCGGCTCTGAGGAACCCCAGGACTCACTCGCCGTGACCTGGGGTTTTTCCTTGCTCGGGGCATGACGCGTCACATGGCCGTTGTGCCGCGTGTCCGACACGATCTTCACGTCGATGCCGGCGGCGAGCATGAGCGTGGCCGCACCGTGCCGGAGGTCGTGCAGTCGGATCGGAGGGAGGCCGGAGGCGGCGACGAGGCGCTCGAAGAGGTCGGTCACCTTCCCGGGATGGAGCCAGGAGCCGTCTTCCTGGGTGAAGACCATGCCGGTCGCGACCAGGCCGGTCCCCACTCCTCGCGGTGCCGCTTCAGGACGTTGACGGTGTCGTCGTCGAGCGCGACCACGCGGAAGCCGCTGTCCGTCTCGGGCTCGGAGGTCTCGACCTCCCACCCGTCCTGGACGAGCTGGGCGGAGACGGTCAGGGAGTGGTCATCGAGGTTGATCTCCGACCAGGGCTGCGCGCATGCCTCGCCCCGACGCAGGCCGCGGAAGGCGATCAGGTGCCACATCGCGTACAGCCGGTCCTCCGCGAGGAAGTCGAGGAACGCGCCTGTCTGTTCGGGAGGATCTGCTGGCCGATCGCGTCGTTCAACGCAGGCCGCAGCGTCGCCTTGATACGCAGCCGGGTAGCCGGACCGGTCACACGCCGGAACGGCGGCATGGCATCGATCGCCGTCTTCATCACCTTGCGGCGGGCGCGGTTGTCCGTGCCCTTCCACGGCACGGTGGCCAACTCCTCCACCGCGGCCCGGCGCTGGGCGTTCTGCTCCAGGATCTCGGCATTGCCGTCGAGTCATCGGTCGAGCCACTCGCTGACGGTCAGGCGGTCGATCAGGTCCTGACCGGACTTCAGGCGCCGCCGGGTCTCCTCGACATCGGGCAGTGGCGACTTCTCGTCGCCGACCTCCTCCAGCCTGGCGGCGATCAGCGGCATGGCCTCGGGGTCGTCGGTGTCGGCGAGGCCGAGCAGGGCGCGTATGTGGTCGAGTTCGCGGATGAAGGCGTGAGTGCTGCGGAGCCGGTACTTGGCTTCCAACGCCCTTTCCGTGTAGTCGGCTTGGGCGAGTGCGGCTTCCTCGTGTTCTGCCCGGTTGGGTGCTGTCTCGGCCTTCCGGCGCTCGTGCTTCTCGCCCTTCAGGGCGGCCAGGGCAGCGCGCTGGTGGCGGACGTGGGCGCGGAAGGAGCGGAGCATGTCGTCTTCCAAGCCGAAGTCCTCGCTGTCGCCGGTGAACCAGCGCATGGCATCCCAGGTCGGTTCGGAGTGCTGAAGGGGAAGGCGCTGGACTCGGTCGACGTAGCCGACGGGGTAGAGCAGGCAGATCGGGGAGGTCCGCAGGGCTTCGGCGAGGACGAGGACGTCGACCAGGGGCAGGTTGGCGCGGCGGCCGGACTCCGTGTTGGCGATCACGTTGCGCGGGCTCGGATGGCCGATCTCCTCGCAGCGGTCGGCCAGGTCCTGGGCGCTCATGCGTAGCTCCTTCCTTCGTCTGCGGACCTCGGCGGCCACTGTGGCCATCACCTGATCCACCCACTCCGGGACGTCGTCCTCGTCATCTCTCGGATCAAAAGCCCTCGGCCAGTGGAGCCCGCTGGCGGCGAGCGACCATGAGGGCGGGCATCACCCTCGCTCAGCGCGTCACTGGCGGCCGGTGCAGCGGAAGTTGGCGGCGTTGTTCGTGCTGCCGTGTCCGTCGTAGCGGGCGACGGCCGGCCACCGGCACAGCGGCCGGCTCATGGGCCCGTTCTCGGCGCGCAGTGTGGTGGGGGCCTTGCCGTGTTCGACCCACTTCACCAGGGCCGCCAGTGGGTCGGCCGGGGCGGCGCCGGAGCCGCCCCGGCAGTGGCCCACGCCGGGGGCCGTGAAGAGGCGGGCGAACTTCTCGGTCTTCGCCCGGCCGCCCATCGCGGCGATGACCTGCTCGTAGTAGCTGGTAGTTCCCCGGGGAGGGATCAGCTGGTCGGCCAGGCCGTGCCAGAGGAGCAGTTTGCCGCCGGCGGCACGGAAGGCGCTCAGGTCGGGGTCGTCCGTGCCGACCACGGGGCCCCACTCCTGACGGGAGCGGTCGAAGTAGTGGGTGAAGTTGGCCGTGGTCAGGCGGTGCCAGTCGAAAGACGGGTCCTTCGCCAGCCAGTAGGTGAACCAGCCCGACGCGAGGGGCGTCGGGACTCCGTCGCCGTTCGCGGTGGCGGCGAGTCTGGCGAACGAGGCGCCGGGCAGGATTCCGTACCACAGGCGGCGACCGTCCGGGCGTCGCGGCCCGTCCCAGATCTTTTTCACCACGGCCGCGTCCTTGGCCGTGATCGTGCCGCAGGGGGTCACGGTGCCGACCAGCGAGGTGGGGTTGAAGCGGCAGGTCCGGGGGTCCGCGATGACGCCGTCGGTCACACCGTCCCGGCTGTCGCACGCTGCTGTGACCGCCTTGTTGACCGCGTCGAACTTGCACGAGGGCACGAAGTCGCCGAGCTCGTGCATCACGACCTGGGGCCACATCGCCGCGGGGAGGAACCGGTCCGCCTGGATCGCCGGCGCGCCGGCCAGGATGCCGTCGTAGTCGCGGGGCTGGACCTGCGCTTCCTGGAGACCTTCCCTGCCGCCGTTCGAGCAGCCGTTCCAGTACGAGTAGGTGGGCGACTTCCCGTAGAACGCCTGGATGACGGCCTTGCCCTTGACGGTCGTCTCGTGCAGCGCACGCGAGAGGAAGTCGTTGATCAGGGACGCGTTCATGCCGGTCGGGGACCAGGCCCAGGAGGCATCGCTGGAGTCGGCGGTATGACCGGAGTCGGAACCCGCGGCGGCGTAACCGGCCTTCGCCGCGCTCTCCGTGTCCGGGATGGAGCCGTTGAAGCCACCGCCTCCCACCCCTTGGAAGCGCCCGTTCCAGGTGCCGACGGGCAGTGACACGCGCATGTGGATGTTCTGGGGAACCAGCAGTTCGACGTTGCAGATCGCCGGAGTGGTGGTGGTCTGCGAGACGCTGGTAACCGTCGTGCCGTCCGGAAAGCGCAGAGCCGTGAGGCTCTCGCAGGACCGGACCGGCTGGCCGGAACCCACAGTGTCGGCCGCGCTCGCCCCGTGGACCGGCATGGCGCAGAGCCCTGCCGCGAGGATCAGAGATCCGGAGATCGCGAGCCGGCGTCGGACGGGGCCTCGCGGGGATGGTGCATGCTCGGCGCTGCCAGCTGAAGGCTTCCACTTCATGCCCGCTCACCTCCCTCTTTCTTTCTTGGCTGGGCGGATGGGGCCGGTCAGTGGTCGGCCGGCTCGTGGATGTCGGAGGGGATCGGGTCGGCGTACAGTGCGGCGATGTCCGCGTCGTACTTCTCGGCGACCTTCTGCCGCTTGAGCTTCAAGGTGGCGGTGAGTTCATCGCTCGTCGCGTCCCAGTACGCGGGAATCACCCGGAAGCGCTTGACCTGCTCCACACGTGCCAGCCGGCTGTTGCCCTCGGCCACCGCGGCTCGCAAGGCGTCGATCAGCAGGGGGTTGCGGGCCAGGGAGCGCGGGTCCGGCCGTAGCCCGTGCCCGGCGGCGAAGGCCGCCGCAGCCTCGGCGTCCAGGACGAGCAGCGCGGTGATGTAGGGGCGGCTGTCGCCGATGGCCACAGCGGTGCCGATCAGGGGACCGGCGGTGGTGAGGGCCGTCTCGACCGTGACGGGCGAGATGTTCTTGCCCCCTTCGTTGATGATCAGGTCCTTCTTGCGGTCGACGATGGTCAGGTAGTCGTCCGCGTCGGACACGATGACGTCGCCGGTGTGGAACCAGCCGTCCCGGTCGAAGGCTTCGCGGGTCCGGTCGGGGTCGTTGCGGTACCCCTTCGCCACCGACGGCCCCCGCACCAGGAGTTCACCGTCGGCGGCCCGGCGTGCTTCCAGGCCGGGCAGCAGTGTGCCGATGGTGCCGAAGCGGGCCCGCGCGGGCGGGCTGACGGCACCGAAGCAGCTCAGCTCGGACATGCCCCAGCCCTCGCAGATGGGGACGCCGAGCGCCGCGAAGAATTCGAGGGTCGCCGGCGGCGTGGGTGCCGCGCCGGTCACCGCCCACCGCACCTGGTCCAGCCCCAGACGGGACCGCAGGGCGGACAGGACGCCGGCGTCCGCCTCGGCATACGCGGCGGAGAGCTCGTCGTAGACCGGCTTGCCCGCCTGAAGCAGGCGCGTACGACTGAGGCCTGTCTCCAGCGCCGCCCCGACAGCCTCCCGCCGGGCCGCGTCCGGCTCGCTCTCGATGCCGAGCTCCACGGCCTGCTTGATCTTGTTCCAGACCCTGGGGACGGCGCACCAGATCGTCGGCCGGCAGTCCGGCAGCGCCTTGGCGATCTCCTTGATGTCGGGCACCACCGTGACCTGCACACCGAAGATCGCCTGTGCGTACAGGCAGGTGAAGCGGTCGACGACATGTGCGGAAGGGAGGTAGGAGGTGGTCCGGTCGCCGAAGCGGAAGTCCAGCACCTGTGCCACTCCCGCGGCTTGGGCGAGCAGGTTGGCGTGCGTGATCTCCACGCCTTTCGAAGGGCCGGTCGTGCCCGAGGTGTAGATCAGGGTGAGCACGTCGTCCGGCTGGACGGCGCGCCAGGCCGCGTCGAAGTCGAACGAGGTGTTCGCCCGGCCCCGAGCGCGGAGGATGTCCAGGCTGAGGATGCCTTCGGCCGGCTTCGCGTCGTCGCCGTACGTCAGGATTGCGTCGCCGTACGTCAGGGTTTCGTCGTCGGCGGTCCTGGCTTCCTCGCCGCCCGCCGGGACTTCGTCGCCGTCCACCAGGATGAGGTGCTCGACGGCCACACCGGATTCTCGGACGACGGGGAGGTACTGGGTCTCGCACACCATCACCCTGCTTCCGGAATTGCGCAGGACGTGGGCGAGTTGGGCGGCCGGCAGGGTGTTGTAGACGGAGAACGGGATGGCGCCCAGGTGCTGGGCCGCGAGGTCGACAGGGAAGAACTCGACCCGGTTGGTCATCATCAGCGCGACGGTGTCACCACGCCTGACTCCGAGCCCGGCCAGGCCGGCCGCCAGAAGGCGCACGTCATCGGCGAGGGCCCGCCAGGTGACGGTGCGCGTCGCGCCCACGGTGCGCAGGGCCACCGTGTCGGGCGCGACGGCTGCCGTGCGCTGGAAGGCCTCGCAGAGCGTGGCGGACATGGGTGTGGGGTCGGTCATCTAGATCAGTTCCCGTCGATCGGCTCCGTACCGGAACTCACGCTCGACAGGCCCGACGCGCGCCTCTACGGCGGCGCCGGCAACGCCGCGGCGTGAGCGCGCGGGTTCGACGACGGCAACGCTAGGCATCCGTGGCGCGCAGGGCATCGGGCATGACGCCCAACAATGCGGCCGCCGCACTGTGATCGGATCACATAGCTGTGGGGGGAGGTGCTCAAGCCTCCATCTGTGGAGGTGACCGGGTCACACCGAGGTGCCGGAGCCGCCCCCGAACAGTCTGATCGCGATCAGCAGCTCCTGGAGGTCGGCGAGCCTGCGCAGGTCGCACCCCGTCCGTTCCTCGACACGAGCCAGACGGTGATGTGCGGTGTTGATGTGGACACCTAGTCGCCGGGCCGCGGCCTTCACGTTCAGATCGTTGGCCGCGTACTCCTCCACCGTTCTGATCAGGGTGCCGTCCGTCCGGGAGTCCTCGGCCACGAAGGTACGGAGCGCCGCCGGCACCATCCGTGCGGCGGTCTCGTCCGCTCGGAGGGTCAGATAGTCGAGCACACTGAGATCGGACAGGCAGACGACGCCACCGTCCGGCGGCAGAGTGCCCAGCGCGGAGACCGCCTCGTGGTACGCCTTCCCCAGATCGGCGACGGTGTCGTACCGCGTGCTGACGCCCACTGCCAGCCGTGTCCCCTGGTCGGCGAGCGTCCGCCATGCCGTCCTCACGGATTCCCCGGACACACTGCCCACCCTGTCGCGCAGCGCCCGCACGATCACTGTCTCGTCCTGCCGCAGCACGGTCAGCGCACGAGCCGGGTCGCCCGCGGCCTGCCCCAGAAGCGAGGCGGCGGAACGCAGACTGTAGGGGTCGCCGACGGGACCCACGGGCACCGCGACCACCACGGCACACGGCGTGTCGGGATGCAGCCCGGCCTTCGTGGCCGCGGTCAGCCGTGGTCCCGGCGCCGGCTCCCGCCCCGCGATCAGGTCTTCGAGCAGGTCCCGACGCACCCGGTCGCCTTCCACGGCCAGGAACTGTTCCTCGTCCAGATAAGCCCGGGCCGCGACCGTACTGCCCCGGTTGATCAGCTCCATGACGAGTCCGCACGCTTCCAGCGCGACGTCACGCCCGCCGGTCGTGTGCACCGCCCAGTCGGCGATCGCCTCCCACATCACGCGGTGCGCGATGCGCAGCGCGTGCATGAAATCCACCAGGGGCATACCCTGCCGTGCCCGCCGCGCGGCATGCGGGCGGACGAACGCCACGTCGTCGTCCGTGACCGGTCGGTCGCGGGCCAGGCTGACACTGAGCGCGTCGACCGCCTCCGTCACGTGGGCCACCACGTCGGCCAGCAGCGCTTCGTCCACCAGGGCGGTGTAGCCGGGAATCTCCGTCCGCATGGCCTCCAGCGCCGCCTCGGCCAGTGACTGCCGCTGAGCGGCGATGATGTCGGCCACCTCACTGAGGGCGGCCACCTGACCTGATCGGCGCGTCACGGCCTCAGCCTAGGGGAGCCATGGCGTCAGTGCGCCGCGTGATCACTGGGATGAACCGACGCTCGTAAGACCCGATGACGCCGACATCGACTTCGTTTCTTCGGCACCGGCTTCCGCCGTCGACCAGTGGCGTGGGGGAGCCGCGGTACATCGACGGCTGCTCAGGCGGCAAGGGTGCATTCGCCCGGCGAGCCGACGCGCCGGCCACGAAGTACGGCGAGCGGTTCACAGTGTCCACGTCGCCGCGCGGCGGTCATCGCGGCGGACTGACTCATCGCACGAGAACGGCACTCTCGTCCGACAGGTGGTGGACGAGAGTGCCGTTCGCCGTCCCTCCGGACGGGCGGACCTGTTCCGCGCGCGGCGGTCAGAGCCGGCTGTCCGGGGTCTGTCCGGGGTCACCATGCGGTTGCCCAGGCTCGTGATCAGCGATCGGACACGTCGGCCCCGTCCGCCTGACGGGACCGCACACCGGTCGCGTCTGCGCATGGGGTACACGCTGAAGACGTGCCGTGCGGCTTCGACCGCCCCTTGTCCCCGAGTTGCCCGGCGCCCCGCACGCAGACCACCCACGATCCCCGCCATCGGCGGCGACCTGCCGGGGCGGAAGCCGTTGTGCGCCTACCGTGAGTGACGGCGAGCCGTTGTCGAGTCCTGAGCTCCGCACGCGGTTCATGCTGGTCAGTGCGCTGACTCAGACGGCGGAAGCACGGTGACGTGTGCACCGAGCCTGCCTTTTCAGGGCTTCGGGTCAATGGTGTGGATGTGCCGGTCGTAGTCGCTGGTGTGCTCTTCGGCCCAGTCCTGCAAGTGTTGCAGTGCGGCGGTGGCGCCGCGGGCGAGGTCGGTCAGGGCGTACTGCACCGTCGGTGGGCGGCTGGTGTGCACGGTGCGCGTGATGAGTCCACCGGTTTCGAGGTCGCGCAAGGTCTGCGCGAGCATCTTGTCGCTGACGCCGCCGGCCCGCCGGCGCAGCTCGGACCAGCGTTGCGGGCCGTCCATGAGGTCGACCAGGACCAGGGCGGCCCACCGGGCGGTGACCAGGTCGAACAGCTGCCTGCCGGGGCAGGCGGGATTGCGGACGTTGCCTCGCGCGCTTTCCTGCACGTGCTCACCTCACCTGAAGGTATGTACTTCCCAGGAGAAAGTAACTCAGTCAGAGTGAGTGAGCCAACCCCTGATCGTCAAGGAGTACCTGTGGTAACCGACGTTGCCGTGACCCGCGCCGTGAACACCGTGACGGTGCTCGGCGGCCCCACCGCGCTGATCCACCTGGCCGGATGGACGCTGCTGACCGACCCGACCTTCGACGCCGCCGGCACCGAGTACCAGGACGGCCCGGTCCCGGTGCGCAAGACCGCCGACCCGGCGCTGAAGCCCTCGCAACTGCCCGCTCTCGACGCCGTCGTGGTCAGCCACACCGGGCATCTGGACAACCTCGACACCGCCGGGCGTACGGTGGCCTCCGCTGCCTCGAACGTGTTCACCACCGTCGCCGGCGCCACCGACCTCGGGGGCGCGGCCGTCGGCCTGGAGCCCTGGCAGACCCGGACCCTGTCGAAGCCGGGCCGCACGCCGCTGAACATCACCGCGGTTCCCGCCCGCCACGGGCCCGTCGGCACCGAGGACCTCACCGGTCCGGTCACCGGCTTCCTCCTGCACACCGACGACGACTCCACACCGAGCGTGTACGTCTCCGGTGACACCGTCGACCTGGACGCGATGAGCGCCCTGGCCGGCCGGTACCGCGTCGACGTGGCGCTGCTGCACCTGGGCGCGGCCGGCTTCGAGGCATTCGGTGACGTACGGCTGTCGCTGACCGCGGTCCAGGCCGTCGAGGCCCGCCGCCTGCTCGGCGACCCCCTCGTGGTGGCCGTACACGCCGAGGGCTGGGCGCACTACACCGAGGACCGCAGCCACGTCCAGCAGACCTTCGACGCCGCCGGCGTCCCGCTGTACTGGCCCACCCCCGGCGAGCCCGTCACCCTGCCCGCCCCGCACACCCGCTGACACCTCATCCAGAGCCGCCGTCGGCGCACCGGCCCGCTCCTTCTACGCCGCCAGCGACGCGGGAGCGGCTGCGGTCACCGCACTGCGCTGACGCCGCGCACCCACCGGTCAATGGCTCACGTAGATCGGCCTGTAGCCGACCCGCCCGTCCGCAACGAAGAAAAGAAAAGGAAAGAACATGAAGCCGGAAGTCGTGCACGAGCGCTTCGCCCAGTACCTCAAGGACCGGGACCTCGACGGACTGGGTTCCCTGTTCGACGAAGACGCCATGTTCGTACCGGGACCGGGACAGCAGCCCGTCTACGGCAGGGAAAGCATCAAGGAAGCGCTGAAGCCCTACCTCGCCTCGCCCAGCACCATGGAGGTGGTGGCCGCGTCGGTCCATCAGAACGGCGACCTGGCGATGGTCCAGCCGTCCTGGCGGATCACGAGCGAGAGCGGCACCGTGGAAGGAAAGGCGGTCGAGGTGATGAAGAGGACGACCGAGGGGGACTGGGTCTACATCATCGACAACCCCTACGGCGTCTGATTCTCGTCATCCCGGCATCACCGTCGGGCGACCGAACCTCGTCACGGCAGCGGCGGCCGTATCGACTTTCTCGGTACGGCCGCCGTTTGCTTTCCGGCGTCGGTGACACGGTCATGATCCGGTGTGGTCCTGGCGCAGTTGGCTGGTGAGGGTGAGCAGGTCTTCGACGTGGCGTTGTGCGGTGAAGGCTCCGGCTGCCGGCGGCGAACAGGTCGGTGCCGGCGAAGTCCACGCGGGCACCGGCTGTCACGGCGCCGAGGAAGGCGGTGCCGGTGAACAGCCGGTACAGCAGTGCTTCATCGGTGCCGACGGGGGTGATTCGTTCGATGGTGTGTCGGCCGTCGGGAAACGCCGCGGCCAGTGCGGTCAGCAGCATGACAAGGACGTCGGCGTTGTCCAGGTGCGACGACCAGGAGGCCGGGAAGTCCGCGGCCGGCGGGTGGCGCAGCATTCCCTGTGCGACAGACCGGTTCCTGTCCCGCTCCCGGTATGAACATGGCGTGTTCGCCGAACAGGGAAACCCAATCCGTCAGAGGTCCTCCCTTGAGGACCCGTGATGTCTGGCTGCCGGTGAGATCCGTGCACCCGCCCCGAAACACCGTCCGCACCAGCTCGTTGACATCCTTCACGCGAGTGTCAACGACCCTCACGACTCTCGTCACCACCGAATGTAAACAGGGCCGTCGATGAGACAGTCCGCCGGCAGGTCGTCGATTACGCCTACGGCCGGGGCGGGCGGGAGACAGGCAGTGAGCTCGCCCGCGGCCGACCACGGGCGGCATGGGTGCCGGGCCTGGCCGGGCCGGCACCCACGGCATCACTCCCCGCGCGCCCCCGCCTGCCGGGTGACCGAGCGCAGCAGGGGGCGGCTCAGGCCGCCGGCCGCGAGAATCCCGCCGACCCCGGCGGCGCAGCACACCGCGAGGACAGTCAGGCCACGTGCCTCGAACGACGAGTCGCCGCCGGCCAGCATCATCGAGCCCCCGCACAGCAGCCCGGTCGCGACGGCCCCGCCCGCCAGCACGGTGACCGGGATGAGCGTCTCGCGGTTGCGGGCGGCGTCCAGGACGCGCAGCGGGGTTCCGGCCAGGTGCAGCAGGGCGTAGGTGCGGCGGCGATCCAGGACGGCGGCAGCCGCGGTGATCCCGGCCGAGGTGATGGCGACCGTGAAGGTCACCACGAGCACCACTCGGGTGAGGATGGTGAAGTCCTGGGTGAACCGCGTCTCGGACCAGTTCACGTCGATGGTGGTGAGCGGGTACTGGTCCGGCGTCAGGCCGGTCAGCGCGGTGCGGGCGCGGTCCAGTTCGGCCGGGCCGCCGGAGACGGTGGCGGTGACCTGACGGCTGTCGTAGGGAGCTGTGGCCACGAAGCCGTCGTCCACGCCGACCACGGCGCTCACCCCGGCGGCCCGCAGACGCTGTTCGGCCTGTTCCCGCACCTGCGTCACCTGGTGGACCGGAGCCGCGAGGGCGAGCTGGTCGGGCCGTCCTCCCCACGGGGGAGCGGCGTCCAGGGTGAGCAGGGCGAAGAAGCCAGCGACGAAACCGGCCAGGGTGAGCCCGGAGACGATCCGCCAGGCAGCCTTCGGGTCGTCCAGCAGCCGGCGCCCGGCCAGCAGTGTCGCCGGCCGCTTGGCCAGGGCGGTGACGATCCTGCCGAGCAACCGGACCACCCACGGCCCGATCACGGCCAGCGC
Proteins encoded in this region:
- a CDS encoding AMP-binding protein, producing MTDPTPMSATLCEAFQRTAAVAPDTVALRTVGATRTVTWRALADDVRLLAAGLAGLGVRRGDTVALMMTNRVEFFPVDLAAQHLGAIPFSVYNTLPAAQLAHVLRNSGSRVMVCETQYLPVVRESGVAVEHLILVDGDEVPAGGEEARTADDETLTYGDAILTYGDDAKPAEGILSLDILRARGRANTSFDFDAAWRAVQPDDVLTLIYTSGTTGPSKGVEITHANLLAQAAGVAQVLDFRFGDRTTSYLPSAHVVDRFTCLYAQAIFGVQVTVVPDIKEIAKALPDCRPTIWCAVPRVWNKIKQAVELGIESEPDAARREAVGAALETGLSRTRLLQAGKPVYDELSAAYAEADAGVLSALRSRLGLDQVRWAVTGAAPTPPATLEFFAALGVPICEGWGMSELSCFGAVSPPARARFGTIGTLLPGLEARRAADGELLVRGPSVAKGYRNDPDRTREAFDRDGWFHTGDVIVSDADDYLTIVDRKKDLIINEGGKNISPVTVETALTTAGPLIGTAVAIGDSRPYITALLVLDAEAAAAFAAGHGLRPDPRSLARNPLLIDALRAAVAEGNSRLARVEQVKRFRVIPAYWDATSDELTATLKLKRQKVAEKYDADIAALYADPIPSDIHEPADH
- a CDS encoding winged helix-turn-helix transcriptional regulator gives rise to the protein MQESARGNVRNPACPGRQLFDLVTARWAALVLVDLMDGPQRWSELRRRAGGVSDKMLAQTLRDLETGGLITRTVHTSRPPTVQYALTDLARGATAALQHLQDWAEEHTSDYDRHIHTIDPKP
- a CDS encoding YybH family protein — encoded protein: MKPEVVHERFAQYLKDRDLDGLGSLFDEDAMFVPGPGQQPVYGRESIKEALKPYLASPSTMEVVAASVHQNGDLAMVQPSWRITSESGTVEGKAVEVMKRTTEGDWVYIIDNPYGV
- a CDS encoding PucR family transcriptional regulator; this encodes MTRRSGQVAALSEVADIIAAQRQSLAEAALEAMRTEIPGYTALVDEALLADVVAHVTEAVDALSVSLARDRPVTDDDVAFVRPHAARRARQGMPLVDFMHALRIAHRVMWEAIADWAVHTTGGRDVALEACGLVMELINRGSTVAARAYLDEEQFLAVEGDRVRRDLLEDLIAGREPAPGPRLTAATKAGLHPDTPCAVVVAVPVGPVGDPYSLRSAASLLGQAAGDPARALTVLRQDETVIVRALRDRVGSVSGESVRTAWRTLADQGTRLAVGVSTRYDTVADLGKAYHEAVSALGTLPPDGGVVCLSDLSVLDYLTLRADETAARMVPAALRTFVAEDSRTDGTLIRTVEEYAANDLNVKAAARRLGVHINTAHHRLARVEERTGCDLRRLADLQELLIAIRLFGGGSGTSV
- a CDS encoding Uma2 family endonuclease, with translation MSVDVITHTEFPAGYVVFFGTDGKIIMTPQSEEHSSTIRSMQIDSLALGRHAKVTSDVYIDFPADENSAPDLAILREDARKEGKRYSFEDVLLISEVVSTSSARKDYDDCTAKYGRYGIPVYLVVDPYAREVVLHTEPTSSGYSTAHTRAYGTGKLPIPLADGRTFTLDLDELPLPDPAPDTH
- a CDS encoding MBL fold metallo-hydrolase — its product is MVTDVAVTRAVNTVTVLGGPTALIHLAGWTLLTDPTFDAAGTEYQDGPVPVRKTADPALKPSQLPALDAVVVSHTGHLDNLDTAGRTVASAASNVFTTVAGATDLGGAAVGLEPWQTRTLSKPGRTPLNITAVPARHGPVGTEDLTGPVTGFLLHTDDDSTPSVYVSGDTVDLDAMSALAGRYRVDVALLHLGAAGFEAFGDVRLSLTAVQAVEARRLLGDPLVVAVHAEGWAHYTEDRSHVQQTFDAAGVPLYWPTPGEPVTLPAPHTR
- a CDS encoding tannase/feruloyl esterase family alpha/beta hydrolase codes for the protein MPVHGASAADTVGSGQPVRSCESLTALRFPDGTTVTSVSQTTTTPAICNVELLVPQNIHMRVSLPVGTWNGRFQGVGGGGFNGSIPDTESAAKAGYAAAGSDSGHTADSSDASWAWSPTGMNASLINDFLSRALHETTVKGKAVIQAFYGKSPTYSYWNGCSNGGREGLQEAQVQPRDYDGILAGAPAIQADRFLPAAMWPQVVMHELGDFVPSCKFDAVNKAVTAACDSRDGVTDGVIADPRTCRFNPTSLVGTVTPCGTITAKDAAVVKKIWDGPRRPDGRRLWYGILPGASFARLAATANGDGVPTPLASGWFTYWLAKDPSFDWHRLTTANFTHYFDRSRQEWGPVVGTDDPDLSAFRAAGGKLLLWHGLADQLIPPRGTTSYYEQVIAAMGGRAKTEKFARLFTAPGVGHCRGGSGAAPADPLAALVKWVEHGKAPTTLRAENGPMSRPLCRWPAVARYDGHGSTNNAANFRCTGRQ